From Trichoderma atroviride chromosome 1, complete sequence, one genomic window encodes:
- a CDS encoding uncharacterized protein (EggNog:ENOG41~SECRETED:SignalP(1-16)~antiSMASH:Cluster_1.5): MAFKISVLALLPLALAKLDKPVIQPNFPGGGLASLGQGLLDNLKPTQSTSDVWGAGWIPADCKSLVQGAGLSPNDITPFNIHYTDCSQTWTFCRHKDSPLSQTDIIDLFGRVPVRMRDYIRHYVFIPGNKSAGSSGDNTLMVGDVDITVFLHEIGHSLDSHAFDPSYGVPFSTGNVWISNYNQDSAVTDDYAQSSQQENFAQETVVSVYDKNVPGGIGNIQPNWQAIFHQYATLEGYIGDTIIPGGTCVNRLTDSQPVTMSNSAKFRRNLGPKPTVSLSPDVKEIKAIPMADSIKMTSFDEHGKPNGTYVIQL, translated from the coding sequence ATGGCTTTCAAGATTTCTGTcctcgctcttctccctttggcCCTTGCCAAACTTGACAAGCCTGTCATCCAGCCAAACTTTCCAGGAGGTGGTTTGGCGTCTTTAGGCCAGGGCCTCTTGGACAACTTGAAGCCCACCCAGTCGACTTCAGATGTCTGGGGAGCTGGCTGGATTCCCGCCGACTGCAAGTCTTTGGTTCAAGGTGCCGGGCTTTCGCCAAACGATATCACGCCTTTCAACATTCACTACACCGATTGCTCTCAGACCTGGACATTTTGCCGACACAAGGACTCTCCTCTCAGCCAGACTGACATTATCGACCTCTTTGGTCGTGTGCCCGTTCGCATGAGGGACTACATTCGCCACTACGTCTTCATTCCCGGCAACAAATCGGCCGGCTCCAGCGGTGACAACACCCTCATGGTTGGTGACGTCGACATTACCGTCTTCCTCCATGAGATTGGCCACAGCTTGGACTCTCACGCCTTTGACCCTTCATACGGCGTGCCCTTTTCCACCGGCAACGTTTGGATCTCCAACTACAACCAGGACTCTGCGGTGACAGACGACTACGCCCAGAGCAGCCAGCAGGAGAACTTTGCTCAGGAGACTGTTGTTTCGGTGTACGACAAGAATGTGCCCGGCGGCATTGGCAATATCCAGCCCAACTGGCAGGCCATCTTCCACCAATACGCCACGCTCGAGGGATACATTGGCGACACCATCATCCCCGGCGGCACATGCGTCAACCGCCTCACGGACAGCCAGCCCGTGACCATGAGCAACTCTGCCAAGTTCCGCCGCAACTTGGGGCCCAAGCCCACGGTCTCTTTGAGCCCGGATGTCAAGGAGATTAAGGCCATTCCCATGGCCGATTCCATCAAGATGACTTCGTTTGATGAGCATGGCAAGCCCAATGGCACTTATGTCATCCAGCTTTAA
- a CDS encoding uncharacterized protein (antiSMASH:Cluster_1.5~EggNog:ENOG41~SMCOG1121:dioxygenase, TauD/TfdA) yields the protein MVHPEGSGISFGANVSDVDLVDMSDADIEIIAKAFYKHHVLVFKGQGHLSPRAQFEFTRRLNSAATISSPHKDQLDAKSFLLSPDLNTVPHQPQVQIIGNGFVLEHEGAKNLNLRYPHHRSSHSTVIEAQNALDYTRFYRWHIDADLYGAPPPVATTILAVKLPKRRMQTIRYDDGTGDELEAPLGTIAFASGEAMYNLLSEEDKAFAQSTKVEYAAHPYLWMASAKSHPTGLGLVSEGKELHDDELPPIDPASIQILPMCWRNPVTGRLALQVHASVVRRLHLGNGKVIDDLERVRDILYRFQRPGIAPQLVYTHDWEEGDFVIFHNRGLIHSVVGTLAEDEVRIMRQCIIAGTEMPLGPGAA from the exons ATGGTCCACCCAGAGggcagcggcatcagcttTGGAGCCAATGTCTCTGACGTTGACTTGGTAGACATGTCTG ACGCTGATATTGAGATCATCGCAAAGGCCTTTTATAAGCATCACGTTCTGGTGttcaaaggccaaggacatcTATCGCCACGAGCTCAATTCGAGTTTACACGACGCCTCAACTCAGCAGCAACTATTTCCTCTCCCCACAAAGACCAACTCGATGCCAAGAGCTTCCTTCTAAGCCCAGACCTCAACACAGTTCCGCACCAGCCACAGGTCCAAATCATTGGCAACGGCTTCGTTCTCGAGCATGAAGGTGCCAAAAACTTGAACCTGCGATACCCGCATCACCGCTCTTCACATTCCACCGTCATAGAAGCCCAAAACGCCCTTGATTATACCCGCTTCTACCGCTGGCACATCGACGCTGACTTATACGGCGCGCCTCCGCCTGTTGCCACCACGATTCTCGCCGTAAAACTGCCCAAGAGACGCATGCAGACGATCCGATATGATGACGGCACCGGTGATGAGCTGGAAGCTCCTCTTGGGACGATTGCATTCGCCAGCGGAGAGGCCATGTACAACCTGCTctcagaagaagacaaggcaTTTGCGCAATCTACCAAGGTCGAGTATGCTGCTCATCCGTATCTATGGATGGCATCAGCCAAATCGCATCCCACGGGACTTGGTCTCGTCTCTGAAGGCAAAGAGCTCCATGACGATGAGCTACCGCCTATCGATCCGGCCTCTATCCAGATCCTCCCCATGTGCTGGCGAAACCCAGTGACTGGTCGACTTGCGCTGCAGGTCCACGCATCGGTTGTACGACGACTGCATCTTGGAAACGGAAAAGTTATTGATGACTTGGAAAGGGTGCGTGATATTTTATATCGGTTTCAGAGACCTGGAATAGCGCCGCAACTCGTCTATACGCATGACTGGGAAGAAGGAGACTTTGTGATTTTTCACAACCGAGGGCTTATCCACTCGGTGGTTGGTACGCTGGCAGAAGATGAGGTGAGGATAATGAGGCAGTGCATAATTGCGGGAACTGAGATGCCACTGGGTCCTGGTGCTGCGTGA
- a CDS encoding uncharacterized protein (antiSMASH:Cluster_1.5~EggNog:ENOG41~SMCOG1006:acyl-CoA dehydrogenase): protein MESSGADKGFFQHPPALPNQFHDDVTFQRCFKLFLPADLRDEIEPEVARLGQEVLTDRIFAWISDAERNKPYLRGSGRSAFGKWKGELVMTEGWRKLQEFGFAKGFVADAYDTPYGRFSRNRQFLRLLLWEGSSANVTCPTAMQDGAARMLQLHLTTPSLSSKLSETEKRVYENAFQHLISRDPKRTWTSGQWMTERRGGSDVSLSETTAVYRPNETNALASKDDDIPLGPWSINGFKWFSSATDSNMTILLARTPAGKLSTFIAPLRKHDPSALNESGNPDPNGQCLNGVRIQRLKNKLGTQSLPTAELVLEDMRGWLIGDENRGIQEISVLLNLTRIHTTSQAVGYAGRGLAVARAFARVREVGAGRGARMRLTDSSLHMKTLARMTAEYRRLMLLHMFTVYVLGLSEHPTEKDADKESASSSALQALTPTPKDVAPLLRVLTPVTKAFVCKSALTLLFSCMESIGGVGYLLNEESEYLNIARLYRDCGVLPIWEGTTDVLSTDFIRALKRLETGVQSVEALDNFIKQAFAFCGDAASYRNVVQRWDKVRTRITKESQADLVGKARDLMWSVAEVLMAALLHVDANNSGGAAEREILQRYLEDEFSAPERVGVTTREELERDFSIVYGEEHVKTASNL, encoded by the exons ATGGAATCCTCTGGTGCAGACAAGGGCTTCTTCCAGCACCCTCCAGCCTTACCGAACCAGTTTCACGATGATGTAACCTTCCAGCGTTGCTTTAAAC TCTTTCTGCCGGCCGATTtgagagatgagattgagccAGAAGTAGCAAGACTCGGCCAGGAAGTCTTGACCGACAGGATATTCGCCTGGATCTCAGATGCAGAGCGCAACAAGCCTTACTTGCGGGGCTCCGGCCGATCTGCATTTGGCAAATGGAAGGGAGAGCTCGTAATGACTGAAGGATGGCGCAAGTTGCAGGAATTTGGTTTTGCAAAGGG TTTTGTTGCCGACGCCTACGACACTCCTTATGGCCGATTCTCGCGCAATCGACAGTTCCTCCGTCTGCTCCTCTGGGAAGGCTCATCGGCAAACGTTACATGTCCCACGGCAATGCAGGATGGCGCTGCTCGGATGCTCCAGTTGCATCTGACTACTCCAAGCCTATCGTCTAAGCTGTCggagacagagaagagagtttACGAAAATGCATTCCAGCATCTGATCTCGCGAGATCCCAAGCGCACCTGGACCAGTGGACAATGGATGACTGAGCGACGTGGGGGAAGCGACGTGTCTTTGTCTGAGACGACGGCGGTTTATCGTCCGAATGAGACGAATGCGCTGGCTTCTAAGGACGATGATATCCCTCTAGGCCCATGGAGCATCAACGGCTTCAAGTGGTTCTCGTCTGCTACGGATTCCAACATGACGATTCTCCTTGCGCGCACTCCAGCTGGCAAACTCTCGACTTTCATCGCGCCGCTTCGGAAGCATGACCCCTCTGCTCTGAACGAATCCGGAAACCCTGATCCAAACGGCCAGTGCCTTAATGGAGTGCGTATTCAGCGCCTCAAGAACAAGCTCGGAACTCAGTCTCTGCCCACAGCAGAGCTCGTGCTTGAAGACATGCGCGGATGGCTCATTGGAGACGAAAACCGTGGCATCCAAGAAATTTCTGTGCTGCTAAACTTGACTCGCATCCACACAACCAGCCAAGCTGTCGGATACGCAGGCCGCGGTTTAGCAGTTGCTCGAGCGTTTGCACGAGTAAGAGAAGTTGGCGCTGGAAGAGGCGCGAGGATGAGACTTACCGACAGTTCGCTGCACATGAAGACGCTGGCCCGGATGACTGCAGAATACAGGCGATTAATGCTGCTTCACATGTTTACCGTCTATGTACTGGGGCTCTCTGAGCATCCGACGGAAAAGGATGCGGATAAGgaatcagcatcatcatcagcgctACAAGCATTAACTCCCACACCAAAGGATGTAGCGCCGCTATTAAGAGTCCTTACTCCAGTGACCAAAGCATTCGTCTGCAAGTCGGCTCTGACTCTGCTCTTCTCGTGTATGGAGtccattggcggcgttggctATCTCTTGAATGAAGAATCAGAGTATCTCAACATTGCGCGACTGTACAGAGACTGTGGCGTGCTGCCAATCTGGGAGGGCACGACGGATGTTCTGAGCACCGACTTTATCAGAGCACTGAAACGTCTCGAAACTGGGGTGCAGTCAGTCGAAGCGCTGGACAATTTCATCAAGCAGGCGTTTGCATTCTGTGGAGATGCCGCAAGTTATCGAAACGTAGTACAGAGATGGGACAAGGTGAGAACTCGTATTACTAAGGAGTCTCAAGCCGATCTCGTCGGTAAAGCGAGAGATCTTATGTGGTCTGTGGCGGAAGTCTTGATGGCGGCTTTGCTGCATGTTGATGCAAACAATAGTGGCGGTGCAGCCGAGCGAGAGATACTCCAGCGTTACCTGGAAGACGAATTCTCGGCACCAGAGCGGGTTGGTGTGACGACGAGAGAGGAACTGGAGAGGGATTTCTCGATTGTctatggagaagagcatgtGAAGACGGCTTCTAATCTGTga
- a CDS encoding uncharacterized protein (antiSMASH:Cluster_1.5~EggNog:ENOG41~SMCOG1006:acyl-CoA dehydrogenase) — translation MQDGAARMLQLHLTTPSLSSKLSETEKRVYENAFQHLISRDPKRTWTSGQWMTERRGGSDVSLSETTAVYRPNETNALASKDDDIPLGPWSINGFKWFSSATDSNMTILLARTPAGKLSTFIAPLRKHDPSALNESGNPDPNGQCLNGVRIQRLKNKLGTQSLPTAELVLEDMRGWLIGDENRGIQEISVLLNLTRIHTTSQAVGYAGRGLAVARAFARVREVGAGRGARMRLTDSSLHMKTLARMTAEYRRLMLLHMFTVYVLGLSEHPTEKDADKESASSSALQALTPTPKDVAPLLRVLTPVTKAFVCKSALTLLFSCMESIGGVGYLLNEESEYLNIARLYRDCGVLPIWEGTTDVLSTDFIRALKRLETGVQSVEALDNFIKQAFAFCGDAASYRNVVQRWDKVRTRITKESQADLVGKARDLMWSVAEVLMAALLHVDANNSGGAAEREILQRYLEDEFSAPERVGVTTREELERDFSIVYGEEHVKTASNL, via the coding sequence ATGCAGGATGGCGCTGCTCGGATGCTCCAGTTGCATCTGACTACTCCAAGCCTATCGTCTAAGCTGTCggagacagagaagagagtttACGAAAATGCATTCCAGCATCTGATCTCGCGAGATCCCAAGCGCACCTGGACCAGTGGACAATGGATGACTGAGCGACGTGGGGGAAGCGACGTGTCTTTGTCTGAGACGACGGCGGTTTATCGTCCGAATGAGACGAATGCGCTGGCTTCTAAGGACGATGATATCCCTCTAGGCCCATGGAGCATCAACGGCTTCAAGTGGTTCTCGTCTGCTACGGATTCCAACATGACGATTCTCCTTGCGCGCACTCCAGCTGGCAAACTCTCGACTTTCATCGCGCCGCTTCGGAAGCATGACCCCTCTGCTCTGAACGAATCCGGAAACCCTGATCCAAACGGCCAGTGCCTTAATGGAGTGCGTATTCAGCGCCTCAAGAACAAGCTCGGAACTCAGTCTCTGCCCACAGCAGAGCTCGTGCTTGAAGACATGCGCGGATGGCTCATTGGAGACGAAAACCGTGGCATCCAAGAAATTTCTGTGCTGCTAAACTTGACTCGCATCCACACAACCAGCCAAGCTGTCGGATACGCAGGCCGCGGTTTAGCAGTTGCTCGAGCGTTTGCACGAGTAAGAGAAGTTGGCGCTGGAAGAGGCGCGAGGATGAGACTTACCGACAGTTCGCTGCACATGAAGACGCTGGCCCGGATGACTGCAGAATACAGGCGATTAATGCTGCTTCACATGTTTACCGTCTATGTACTGGGGCTCTCTGAGCATCCGACGGAAAAGGATGCGGATAAGgaatcagcatcatcatcagcgctACAAGCATTAACTCCCACACCAAAGGATGTAGCGCCGCTATTAAGAGTCCTTACTCCAGTGACCAAAGCATTCGTCTGCAAGTCGGCTCTGACTCTGCTCTTCTCGTGTATGGAGtccattggcggcgttggctATCTCTTGAATGAAGAATCAGAGTATCTCAACATTGCGCGACTGTACAGAGACTGTGGCGTGCTGCCAATCTGGGAGGGCACGACGGATGTTCTGAGCACCGACTTTATCAGAGCACTGAAACGTCTCGAAACTGGGGTGCAGTCAGTCGAAGCGCTGGACAATTTCATCAAGCAGGCGTTTGCATTCTGTGGAGATGCCGCAAGTTATCGAAACGTAGTACAGAGATGGGACAAGGTGAGAACTCGTATTACTAAGGAGTCTCAAGCCGATCTCGTCGGTAAAGCGAGAGATCTTATGTGGTCTGTGGCGGAAGTCTTGATGGCGGCTTTGCTGCATGTTGATGCAAACAATAGTGGCGGTGCAGCCGAGCGAGAGATACTCCAGCGTTACCTGGAAGACGAATTCTCGGCACCAGAGCGGGTTGGTGTGACGACGAGAGAGGAACTGGAGAGGGATTTCTCGATTGTctatggagaagagcatgtGAAGACGGCTTCTAATCTGTga
- a CDS encoding uncharacterized protein (antiSMASH:Cluster_1.5) encodes MTLEDLHALAAAGPRQSKPFKKRLLLLQPILTHLPESATNAFNKTERFYQQVWTDILTPCIAMEMANWRFDLLHNAHDGLVRDILVGLDKIVQVPEFDIPEELKETQLPRIEALARAIGEANKTDTYLIELVQPDNADELIESLNSLAKIMADNESPEYIA; translated from the exons ATGACGCTTGAAGACCTCCACGCTCTTGCAGCTGCCGGCCCAAGACAGAGCAAGCCGTTCAAAAAAAGACTCTTGCTGTTGCAGCCCATCCTGACCCATTTGCCCGAGTCTGCTACAAATGCCTTCAATAAAACAGAAAGGTTCTACCAACAAGTTTGGACCGACATTCTGACGCCGTGTATagccatggagatggcaaaTTGGCGATTCGATCTGTTACACAATGCTCATGACGGGCTTGTTAGAGACATACTCGTTGGACTTGATAAGATAGTCCAAGTACCCGAGTTCGACATTCCTGAG GAGCTTAAAGAGACGCAGCTTCCTCGGATAGAAGCTCTAGCCAGAGCGATTGGAGAAGCAAACAAGACTGACACATACTTGATTGAACTTGTCCAACCCGATAACGCCGATGAACTCATAGAATCACTTAATAGCCTTGCAAAAATAATGGCGGACAACGAAAGTCCAGAATACATTGCATAG
- a CDS encoding uncharacterized protein (EggNog:ENOG41~antiSMASH:Cluster_1.5), with translation MSIPKPTYHLPPNFSTPPPPKGPFHLGTVIKDFDRKEQMRPLNHGKDKDGNAKRIAIDTDDIYLDHKGGFEATRWRLKSGELGLWAKCVGVDGLGGEASISGKRSENDTYKFDSVDTEYFYPSPAYISQCMGLSDVKEYMEVTKYRKAVYLVTGLKVDKGASVRFEANNEIRGRLEAGLNNPKFPPIQLGPRAEGSVENKPVDNFKESSDILVGIQCLKIYYKSSIFGTGKQMEDVVYADGATFLGDEAKKQEVLFEDLVFAAPEAYGNSKFSAHNQVIGEGKDDETWFLPAGLV, from the coding sequence ATGAGCATCCCTAAGCCAACATATCACCTTCCGCCAAACTTCTCGACCCCACCACCTCCCAAGGGTCCATTCCATTTGGGCACCGTTATCAAAGACTTCGACCGCAAGGAGCAAATGCGCCCGCTCAACCacggcaaggacaaggacggaAATGCCAAGCGGATCGCAATCGACACGGATGACATCTATTTGGACCACAAGGGCGGCTTTGAGGCCACGCGGTGGCGCCTCAAGAGCGGCGAGCTGGGGCTGTGGGCCAAATGCGTGGGAGTGGATGGTCTcggcggcgaggccagcATCTCGGGCAAACGCAGCGAGAACGACACGTACAAGTTCGACAGCGTTGACACGGAATACTTCTACCCCTCGCCCGCGTATATCTCGCAGTGTATGGGGCTCTCCGACGTCAAGGAGTACATGGAAGTGACCAAGTACAGGAAGGCTGTGTATCTCGTCACGGGACTCAAGGTAGACAAGGGAGCCTCCGTTCGCTTCGAGGCCAATAACGAGATTAGGGGCAGGCTAGAAGCGGGACTGAACAACCCTAAATTTCCCCCAATCCAGCTTGGCCCGCGTGCGGAGGGCAGCGTCGAGAACAAGCCCGTCGACAACTTCAAGGAGTCGAGCGACATTCTCGTGGGCATACAGTGTCTCAAGATCTACTACAAGTCTAGTATCTTCGGCACGGGAAAGCAGATGGAAGACGTTGTCTACGCTGACGGGGCCACATTCTTAGGCGATGAGGCTAAGAAGCAGGAGGTGCTGTTCGAAGACCTCGTCTTCGCGGCTCCTGAAGCCTATGGCAATTCAAAGTTCTCTGCCCATAATCAAGTCAtaggagaaggaaaggacGATGAAACCTGGTTTTTGCCTGCTGGATTGGTTTGA
- a CDS encoding uncharacterized protein (SMCOG1075:alkaline serine protease, subtilase family~MEROPS:MER0004123~EggNog:ENOG41~antiSMASH:Cluster_1.5) has product MFPTTLRVEGPGRAQWELFLTLHSLFEWALHQLPVDEKNLRRQNNNARICHALEVIPMLFPKRNLNRDLEESKYDSVSKSLSSLLEVFETCVVEDVLMLHTEQHNAIAPEESELSKKYPKLVVLKTMLKHLEPRGVSTVASDPPKMWSDEALAILATHISYIGSGKSFKRVKTAITTFKSEIRHIFAVETLETAPGNARNFSVEEINFIRRAHSLNTISQSLFQMLVRSIACSKTHKALLHLSGFLDPEINFELLITECEQEERWKVTSCRFVDQEWPRGSKRTAHGLLCSHSQLPENLRMVFNHANMWDDETHDVITAHNPGASSSPTLCELLLPLQLPKGNDDESGSEPDMQKFAAKDRKIVELLVASSILNLNASAWLRADMNIKSIRLEPSSDSRRLWKPLVTCSLKAVDGKDDIHDAILSFGLLLMQMEGKKIARPNRKEKDWETEGLFSKDVLLGRIITEWDDEVNDDYRNIATACLQFRHLSAKLHDPGLTRDMGESAAIYKYILAPLHKLAIQQYSSISPMFTTFPISDQNALISESSSLGQATSSPSLVLFDSFNNHDPIAIQRATTFWDETENFRNMISNLGSSSPIPIWADVCRKQRIRIAIIDTGIDEGDITIEEAMDERIKECCGFVNGPDAEPDPSDYDDHVGHGTHVARLMLKMAPSAELYIAKISNESSIQTTDLHCVARAIKWAHKEKCVHIISMSFGLKIPSNAETDKVIRSAKSAGITMFAAAANSGGNQPRAYPASRGSPVICVHASDGLGNDGGISPDPLPDECNFSTLGISIASKWKGDDVLKSGTSFATPIAAALAADVLEFARHRCDLDESELKSLREHDGIYKILKLMARKRQNHDYLTPLHLWNGENDDEAIVKKLYKIVDR; this is encoded by the exons ATGTTTCCTACTACATTGAGAGTTGAGGGTCCTGGCCGAGCGCAGTGGGAGTTATTTTTGACTCTCCATTCACTTTTCGAGTGGGCTCTTCACCAGCTCCCCGTGGATGAGAAAAACCTCCGCCGCCAAAACAATAATGCACGGATCTGCCACGCCTTGGAAGTTATACCTATGCTATTTCCCAAGCGTAATCTCAATCGCGACCTTGAAGAGTCTAAATACGACAGTGTCTCAAAGTCTCTAAGCTCGCTGCTAGAAGTGTTCGAGACCTGCGTCGTGGAGGATGTCCTCATGCTACACACCGAGCAACATAATGCTATAGCCCCAGAGGAGTCAGAG CTATCTAAAAAGTATCCAAAGCTCGTCGTGCTAAAGACTATGCTTAAGCATCTGGAGCCGCGTGGAGTTTCAACAGTAGCGTCGGATCCGCCCAAGATGTGGAGCGATGAAGCTCTTGCGATATTAGCAACACACATCAGTTACATTGGCTCGGGCAAGTCTTTTAAGAGAGTGAAAACGGCGATAACTACTTTCAAATCCGAAATTCGACACATCTTCGCAGTGGAAACACTCGAGACAGCTCCGGGAAACGCCCGCAATTTCAGCGTCGAAGAAATCAACTTTATTCGGCGGGCGCACAGCCTAAACACGATATCACAATCTCTGTTCCAAATGCTTGTCCGGAGTATTGCTTGTTCCAAGACACATAAAGCTCTACTGCATCTCTCCGGTTTTCTTGACCCCGAAATCAATTTTGAATTATTAATCACCGAGTGTGAACAAGAGGAACGCTGGAAAGTTACCAGTTGCAGATT TGTGGACCAGGAGTGGCCCAGAGGCTCTAAACGTACCGCCCATGGCTTGCTATGCAGTCACTCGCAACTACCAGAAAATCTTCGAATGGTGTTCAATCACGCAAACATGTGGGACGACGAGACCCACGATGTCATCACAGCGCACAATCCGGGCGCCAGTTCTAGTCCCACGCTTTGTGAGTTACTGCTACCGCTACAGCTGCCGAAAGGAAACGACGACGAGTCCGGATCGGAGCCCGATATGCAAAAGTTCGCGGCGAAAGATCGCAAGATTGTTGAACTCCTCGTAGCATCCTCGATTCTCAACCTGAACGCGAGCGCGTGGCTGCGAGCCGACATGAACATCAAGAGCATCCGTCTTGAACCCTCATCAGACTCCCGTCGGCTCTGGAAGCCGCTTGTGACGTGTTCTCTCAAAGCCGTCGATGGCAAAGACGATATTCACGACGCAATTCTGTCTTTCGGCCTCCTACTCATGCAGATGGAAGGGAAGAAAATTGCGCGCCCGAATCGAAAGGAAAAAGACTGGGAAACAGAAGGACTTTTCTCCAAAGACGTTCTGCTGGGAAGGATCATCACAGAGTGGGATGATGAAGTGAATGACGATTACAGAAATATCGCCACGGCATGCCTGCAATTTAGACACCTGTCTGCGAAGCTGCATGATCCGGGATTGACGCGAGATATGGGAGAAAGCGCAGCAATCTACAAGTACATCCTCGCACCGCTCCACAAGCTAGCCATTCAACAATACAGCAGCATCTCTCCCATGTTTACAACTTTTCCCATCTCCGACCAGAACGCTTTAATCTCAGAAAgttcttctcttggccaaGCCACCTCGAGTCCCAGCTTAGTTCTCTTTGACAGCTTTAACAATCATGACCCAAT TGCTATCCAACGTGCGACGACTTTTTGGGATGAGACGGAAAATTTTAGAAACATGATCAGCAACTTGGGCAGTAGCTCACCAATTCCCATCTGGGCTGATGTCTGCAGGAAACAAAGGATACGGATAGCCATAATCGACACGGGTATCGATGAAGGTGACATCACAATCGAAGAAGCCATGGATGAACGCATCAAGGAATGTTGCGGGTTCGTCAATGGCCCAGACGCAGAGCCAGACCCTAGCGATTACGACGATCATGTCGGTCACGGAACCCACGTAGCGAGGCTTATGCTGAAGATGGCACCATCGGCTGAGCTTTACATTGCCAAGATCTCCAATGAATCCAGCATTCAGACGACAGACCTGCATTGTGTTGCAAGG GCTATCAAATGGGCCCACAAGGAAAAATGTGTCCATATCATCTCCATGTCCTTTGGGCTGAAAATCCCAAGCAATGCAGAGACAGATAAGGTCATCAGGTCGGCCAAAAGTGCTGGAATAACCATgtttgccgccgctgccaacaGCGGCGGCAACCAGCCTCGTGCGTATCCGGCCAGCCGCGGCTCTCCCGTGATCTGCGTGCACGCCAGCGATGGCCTGGGCAACGACGGCGGCATCAGCCCGGATCCGCTGCCCGATGAATGCAATTTCTCCACCTTGGGTATCTCTATTGCGTCCAAATGGAAGGGAGACGATGTCTTGAAGTCAGGAACTTCGTTTGCTACCCCAATTGCAGCTGCTCTAGCGGCAGACGTCCTCGAATTTGCTAGACACAGGTGTGACCTAGATGAGTCCGAACTCAAAAGCTTGCGAGAGCATGATGGCATATACAAGATCCTGAAACTTATGGCCCGCAAACGTCAGAATCACGACTATCTAacgcctcttcatctctggAATGGAGaaaacgacgacgaggctatTGTAAAGAAACTGTATAAGATTGTCGATCGATGA